One stretch of Roseimicrobium sp. ORNL1 DNA includes these proteins:
- the gluQRS gene encoding tRNA glutamyl-Q(34) synthetase GluQRS — protein MTTRFAPSPTGWLHLGHAYAALFAAEEAQRAGTAGLFLLRLEDIDTTRSRPEYEAAIYEDLRWLGLTWEEPVRRQSEHFEDYRQALAKLDTMGLLYPCFCTRKEIQEEIARAGAAPHGPEGPLYPGTCRSLSPEEAQQRKAAGRDYALRLDIEKALALGGRELVWQDLAYGTFIAKPEVLGDVVLARKETPTSYHLAVVVDDAAQDITLVTRGEDLLTATHLHRLLQALLGLPVPKWKHHKLVTDSEGKRLAKRDNARALRTLREQGWTPERVFTELGFGFAR, from the coding sequence GTGACCACCCGCTTCGCCCCCTCACCCACTGGCTGGTTGCATCTGGGTCATGCGTACGCAGCGCTCTTCGCTGCGGAGGAGGCGCAGCGGGCTGGAACTGCAGGCCTGTTCCTTCTGCGTCTGGAGGACATCGATACCACACGCTCGCGTCCGGAATACGAGGCTGCCATCTACGAGGATCTGCGCTGGCTCGGTCTCACCTGGGAGGAGCCGGTGCGCCGGCAGAGTGAGCATTTTGAGGATTATCGGCAGGCTCTCGCCAAGCTTGATACCATGGGTCTGTTGTATCCCTGCTTTTGCACCAGAAAGGAGATCCAGGAGGAAATCGCCCGCGCCGGAGCTGCGCCTCATGGACCGGAGGGACCGCTCTATCCTGGCACGTGCCGGAGTCTTTCGCCGGAGGAGGCCCAGCAACGCAAGGCTGCGGGGCGTGACTACGCGCTCCGGCTTGATATTGAGAAGGCTCTCGCGCTCGGTGGTCGCGAGCTGGTGTGGCAAGATCTCGCTTACGGGACTTTCATCGCAAAGCCGGAGGTGCTGGGAGATGTGGTGCTGGCGCGCAAGGAAACTCCCACCAGCTATCACCTCGCGGTGGTGGTGGATGACGCGGCACAGGACATCACGCTGGTGACTCGCGGGGAGGATCTCCTCACGGCCACGCATCTGCACCGCCTGCTGCAAGCCCTGCTTGGCCTCCCCGTGCCGAAGTGGAAACATCACAAGCTCGTGACCGACAGCGAAGGCAAGCGGCTCGCGAAACGTGACAATGCACGCGCGTTGCGCACGCTACGCGAGCAAGGCTGGACTCCGGAGCGTGTCTTCACCGAACTCGGCTTTGGTTTTGCCCGCTGA
- a CDS encoding carbohydrate binding family 9 domain-containing protein, protein MIFFLRQHFLVLIGCLLSLEHHLHAESPRVKALDLKEGIAPPELDGVLNDPCWEKAAAVTAFSQVFPKEGATPSAATEVKFAHDGCYLYIAIRAEDKETDRITARELQRDSFEDESFPADDHVQIALDPFGRERDGFLFAVNPLGAMTDGRIEHGGSTAKEWDGIWDARAQRDAQGWTAELRIPFTTLSFDPAKDAWGVNVQRVIRRKEEMIRWTQPSQSREGDWLDDIAQLEGMSGLNQGLGIELKPYTVFRHLDEVNGGSSTELRAGFDANWLITPALTATLTVNTDFAEAEVDDRQINLTRFPLFFPEKRDFFLRDAPYFNFPYGTALMMPFFSRTIGRSEDGEPVDILVGAKFTGRAGPYTIGILDVQQDAHDGVDEKNLLVARVTRELAADHTLGAIITHGDPYSNGDNTVLGLDYQWRTSTFMGDKNFDTQLWAIGSDSSGFGTGESIGASFGYTNQPWFLYGIFAQIGEEFYPAMGYLARRGVREYYFDVTYQWQINEGGLRTFDLQVLPFIITRLDGEIETAEVMLPGMRWTWDSGGELAFWLNFKEEQFFEPFEIQPGVMVPVGDYKFRSVQMEYEGAPSRVITPNVEVEVGEFLNGDIVAWNVGVAYRPSPYLHLGLSYAEQAVDLPQGEFTTRLASVNLRLAFSPRLSWNTLAQYDNESDSFGVNSRIRWTVRPGTDIYLVLNQGYVVEERNRLRRVGTEAALKAGVTWRF, encoded by the coding sequence GTGATTTTCTTCCTGCGTCAGCACTTCCTTGTCCTCATTGGCTGCCTGCTCAGTCTGGAGCATCATCTGCATGCTGAGAGTCCGCGGGTGAAGGCTTTGGATTTGAAGGAAGGTATCGCGCCGCCGGAGCTTGATGGGGTGCTGAATGATCCCTGCTGGGAAAAGGCCGCGGCAGTCACCGCCTTCAGCCAGGTTTTCCCCAAGGAGGGCGCGACCCCGAGCGCGGCCACGGAGGTGAAGTTTGCCCACGATGGGTGCTACTTGTACATCGCCATCCGCGCGGAGGACAAGGAAACCGACCGCATCACCGCGAGGGAGCTGCAGCGTGACTCCTTCGAAGATGAATCCTTCCCCGCCGATGACCACGTGCAGATCGCGCTGGATCCGTTTGGTAGGGAGCGTGACGGCTTTCTCTTCGCCGTGAATCCCCTCGGCGCCATGACAGATGGCCGCATCGAGCACGGCGGCTCCACTGCGAAGGAGTGGGATGGTATCTGGGATGCGCGTGCGCAGCGCGATGCCCAGGGCTGGACCGCCGAGCTGCGCATCCCTTTCACCACATTGAGCTTCGACCCGGCAAAGGATGCATGGGGTGTGAACGTGCAGCGTGTCATTCGCCGAAAGGAGGAGATGATTCGCTGGACCCAGCCCTCCCAATCACGCGAAGGCGACTGGCTGGATGACATCGCCCAGCTCGAAGGCATGAGCGGGCTCAATCAGGGCCTCGGTATCGAACTCAAGCCGTACACCGTCTTCCGCCATCTCGATGAAGTGAATGGTGGAAGCTCCACGGAACTGCGCGCCGGTTTCGATGCGAACTGGCTCATCACTCCCGCGCTCACTGCCACGCTCACCGTGAACACCGACTTCGCCGAGGCGGAGGTGGATGACCGGCAGATCAATCTCACACGCTTCCCACTCTTCTTCCCGGAGAAGCGAGACTTCTTCCTGAGGGATGCTCCTTATTTCAACTTCCCCTACGGCACCGCGCTGATGATGCCCTTCTTCTCGCGCACCATCGGGCGCAGCGAAGACGGCGAGCCGGTGGACATTCTGGTAGGCGCGAAGTTCACCGGTCGCGCAGGGCCATACACCATCGGCATTCTGGACGTGCAGCAGGATGCGCACGACGGTGTCGATGAGAAGAATCTCCTCGTGGCACGTGTCACTCGCGAACTGGCCGCAGACCACACGCTGGGCGCTATCATCACCCATGGCGACCCATATTCGAATGGAGACAATACCGTGCTGGGCCTCGACTACCAGTGGCGTACCTCCACCTTCATGGGGGACAAAAATTTTGACACGCAGCTCTGGGCTATCGGAAGTGACAGCAGCGGTTTTGGTACGGGCGAATCCATCGGTGCTTCCTTTGGCTACACCAATCAGCCATGGTTCTTGTACGGCATCTTCGCCCAGATTGGCGAGGAGTTCTATCCGGCCATGGGGTACCTCGCGCGGCGGGGCGTGCGGGAGTACTACTTCGACGTCACCTATCAGTGGCAAATTAACGAAGGTGGCCTGCGCACCTTTGACCTGCAGGTGCTGCCCTTCATCATCACCCGCTTGGATGGCGAGATCGAGACCGCGGAAGTCATGCTGCCTGGTATGCGCTGGACCTGGGACAGCGGCGGTGAACTGGCCTTCTGGCTGAACTTCAAAGAAGAGCAGTTCTTTGAACCCTTCGAGATTCAACCCGGTGTGATGGTACCCGTGGGCGACTACAAATTCCGCAGCGTGCAGATGGAATACGAAGGCGCACCTTCACGCGTGATTACTCCCAATGTGGAAGTGGAGGTTGGCGAGTTTTTGAATGGAGACATTGTCGCGTGGAATGTGGGCGTAGCGTATCGCCCCTCGCCGTATCTTCACCTCGGTCTATCCTATGCCGAGCAGGCCGTGGATCTGCCGCAGGGGGAATTCACCACACGTCTCGCTTCGGTGAATCTCCGTCTGGCCTTCTCCCCGCGCCTCTCGTGGAACACCCTCGCGCAATACGACAACGAATCAGACAGCTTCGGCGTCAATAGCCGTATCCGCTGGACTGTGCGTCCCGGTACAGACATCTACCTCGTGCTGAACCAGGGTTACGTGGTGGAGGAGCGCAACCGCCTGCGCCGCGTGGGCACGGAAGCCGCGCTTAAGGCGGGAGTGACGTGGAGGTTCTGA
- a CDS encoding cytochrome C has translation MPIYEFFCPDNNRIYQFLARNSSEGGRTPRCPDDAKFRMEKRVSRFAMLKGLQEEGGDDPFAGMDETKMEAIMAEMERDMAGMDENNPDPRQLGHVMKKMTDLMGDKVPPEMRELVRRLESGEDPEKLESEFGHLEDGGEGSDGTDLFAQTVKKIKASFAAPVRDPKLYEMSQWS, from the coding sequence ATGCCCATCTACGAGTTCTTCTGCCCGGACAACAACCGGATCTACCAGTTCCTGGCTCGCAACAGTTCCGAGGGCGGCAGAACCCCCCGGTGTCCGGATGACGCCAAGTTCCGCATGGAGAAGCGCGTCTCCCGGTTCGCGATGCTCAAGGGACTGCAGGAGGAAGGCGGCGATGACCCCTTCGCGGGCATGGATGAGACCAAGATGGAAGCCATCATGGCGGAGATGGAGCGCGACATGGCGGGCATGGATGAAAACAATCCCGACCCCCGCCAACTCGGCCACGTGATGAAGAAGATGACCGACCTCATGGGTGACAAGGTGCCGCCGGAAATGCGCGAACTGGTGCGCCGCCTCGAATCAGGCGAGGACCCCGAAAAGCTGGAGAGCGAATTCGGCCACCTCGAAGACGGTGGCGAGGGCAGTGATGGCACGGACCTCTTCGCGCAGACAGTGAAGAAGATTAAGGCCAGCTTTGCCGCGCCCGTGCGGGATCCGAAGCTGTATGAAATGAGCCAGTGGTCGTAG
- a CDS encoding HAD-IA family hydrolase, translated as MSILSLQIALTARPSLPPMALPAAKGGVRALIFDFDGLILDTEVAIFDAWREIYEDHGIPLTLETWAQYVGSDFDPKVELEQFLGRALDWATLTDRRRKRVNDILMDKQPMPGVRERLREAHEHGLVCAVASSSSHSWVDGWVDRLELRSYFSHVSCLEDTGKAKPDPSLFLHAAAALSVDPAEAIVLEDSLNGLRAAHAAGMRCVVVPCDVTRHLAFDGAWKHHRSMVEFTVPDLFV; from the coding sequence ATGTCCATCCTCAGCTTGCAAATCGCGCTCACTGCCCGACCTTCCTTGCCCCCAATGGCTCTACCAGCAGCGAAAGGCGGCGTGCGCGCCCTGATTTTTGATTTCGACGGCCTCATCCTCGATACCGAGGTGGCCATCTTTGATGCCTGGCGGGAGATCTATGAGGATCATGGAATTCCGCTCACCCTTGAAACATGGGCGCAGTACGTGGGCAGTGACTTCGACCCGAAGGTGGAGCTGGAGCAATTCCTCGGGCGCGCGCTGGACTGGGCGACCTTGACCGACAGGCGCCGCAAGAGGGTGAATGACATCCTGATGGACAAGCAACCCATGCCCGGCGTGCGCGAGCGACTGCGGGAGGCGCATGAGCACGGCCTCGTGTGTGCCGTGGCCAGCAGCTCGAGCCACAGTTGGGTGGACGGCTGGGTCGACCGCCTGGAACTGCGGTCGTACTTCAGCCACGTGAGTTGCCTGGAAGACACGGGCAAGGCCAAGCCGGATCCCAGCCTCTTTCTGCACGCGGCCGCCGCTTTGAGCGTGGACCCTGCGGAGGCTATTGTGCTGGAGGATTCGCTCAACGGTCTGCGCGCCGCTCATGCCGCCGGCATGCGCTGTGTGGTGGTGCCCTGTGATGTGACCCGGCACCTCGCCTTTGACGGCGCGTGGAAGCATCATCGCTCGATGGTGGAGTTCACCGTACCGGACCTGTTTGTGTAG
- a CDS encoding ABC transporter permease — MTKNFSLYLALRYLRPKRTFVSVITVISVLGVSLGVALLIVVIAVMAGFHAQMKELAAGYETHIEAQDRYGTSMMDSNHRPKDATDKPWREILEQIKKTPGVASATPMVRGLLLVESETGMSITAMWGLDGTDGNRLAAKHKDFLRKEKGASMELSGDSIVLDSKLADPWGLKVGDTITAWAPTNLKQIVNLTRQIDELPEDQKQTAYKQLKDLTIPQELTITGIIEPPQFQDSSKVPLAIVPLGRAQEMRDLGDGISSIGIELNEPYQAGAIRDQLMKSGVIPPGWDAYTWTEAHQALFSAVQTELMMMYVILFFIMIVAAFCVMNTMITVTVQKRREIGIVAALGSRVGQTMSVFIIQGMIVGAAGAVLGLGLGILIASNINTIKNKLGEWMGMDMFNPEIYGLIDLPAKILPGDVAFICGSAFLLSSLASVIPAWLAAKVEPAQALRD; from the coding sequence GTGACGAAAAACTTCAGCCTCTACCTCGCTCTTCGCTACTTGCGGCCGAAGCGGACCTTCGTGTCTGTCATCACGGTGATCTCCGTCCTCGGCGTGAGCCTCGGCGTCGCCCTGCTCATCGTGGTGATTGCGGTCATGGCCGGGTTCCACGCGCAGATGAAGGAACTCGCCGCCGGGTATGAGACCCACATCGAGGCGCAGGACCGTTACGGCACCTCCATGATGGATTCCAATCATCGCCCAAAGGATGCGACGGACAAACCATGGCGCGAGATTCTGGAGCAAATCAAAAAGACTCCCGGCGTGGCCAGTGCCACGCCCATGGTGCGTGGCCTGCTCCTGGTGGAATCTGAGACCGGCATGTCCATCACTGCCATGTGGGGACTGGACGGCACCGATGGCAATCGTCTTGCGGCCAAGCACAAGGACTTCCTGAGAAAGGAGAAAGGCGCCTCCATGGAGCTTTCCGGAGACAGCATCGTGCTGGATTCCAAGCTGGCCGATCCCTGGGGACTCAAGGTGGGCGACACCATCACCGCATGGGCTCCGACCAATCTCAAGCAGATAGTAAACCTGACTCGGCAAATCGATGAGCTGCCTGAGGACCAAAAGCAAACGGCGTACAAACAGCTCAAGGATCTCACCATTCCCCAGGAGCTCACCATCACCGGCATCATCGAGCCACCACAATTCCAAGATTCGAGCAAGGTGCCGCTGGCCATCGTACCTCTGGGGCGGGCTCAGGAAATGCGTGATCTCGGAGACGGCATTTCCAGCATCGGCATCGAGTTGAACGAGCCCTACCAGGCCGGAGCGATTCGTGACCAGTTGATGAAGTCCGGTGTCATCCCTCCCGGCTGGGATGCCTACACCTGGACAGAGGCCCACCAGGCTCTCTTCAGTGCGGTGCAGACTGAGCTCATGATGATGTATGTGATTCTCTTCTTCATCATGATTGTGGCTGCCTTCTGCGTGATGAACACCATGATCACCGTGACCGTGCAGAAGCGGCGTGAGATTGGCATCGTGGCCGCCCTCGGCTCTCGTGTCGGCCAGACCATGTCGGTATTCATCATCCAAGGCATGATCGTGGGCGCGGCGGGTGCCGTGCTGGGCCTCGGCCTCGGCATCCTGATCGCAAGCAACATCAATACGATCAAAAACAAGCTGGGCGAGTGGATGGGCATGGACATGTTCAATCCAGAAATCTACGGCTTGATCGATCTGCCCGCCAAAATCCTCCCGGGCGACGTGGCCTTCATCTGCGGCAGTGCCTTCCTCCTCAGCTCCCTCGCCTCTGTCATCCCCGCCTGGCTCGCCGCGAAGGTGGAACCGGCGCAGGCGTTGCGGGATTGA
- a CDS encoding Gfo/Idh/MocA family oxidoreductase — protein MNPRIPTSSRRRFLQQSVLATGASVLGFPAVVSSRSPNGRLNVGVIGSGGRGASNLKEVSQISDIVALCDVNEKNLEYAAGSHPQARKYRDYREFHTKMDDLDAVVVSTTEHTHAFAVVPALRAKKHVYCEKPLTRDVHEARVVMEEAKKADVTTQMGTQMHATANYHRVVELIQSGAIGQVGEVHVWVGRSWGMQTRAEAEKNDDLFVKAGLLDYIDKMPEKGMAVPPQIDWDLWIGPAPMREYHDIYLPGPRWYRYWDFANGTMSDLGSHWNDLPFWALKLDHPKTIEASGPPPHKEIAPANMTATWTYGKRGDLAPVTMHWYQGTAVPKPIKDGLLPNSVKNGVLFVGEKGMLFADYGKHTLMPEEKFKGFTPPKPFIPDSPGHQKEWVEAAMAGKKSSCDFSYSGLLTVANHLGGVAYRTGKKITWDHVAGKTDDEGANKLLTREYRAGWKL, from the coding sequence ATGAACCCACGCATCCCCACTTCCTCGCGCCGTCGTTTCCTGCAGCAGTCCGTTCTGGCAACCGGGGCCTCGGTGCTGGGCTTCCCGGCGGTCGTTTCCAGCCGCTCGCCCAATGGTCGGTTGAATGTGGGCGTCATCGGCAGCGGTGGTCGTGGCGCGAGCAACCTCAAGGAGGTGTCGCAGATTTCCGACATCGTGGCGCTCTGCGATGTGAATGAGAAGAATCTCGAATACGCCGCTGGCTCACACCCGCAGGCGCGGAAGTATCGCGACTACCGTGAGTTCCACACGAAGATGGATGACCTCGATGCTGTGGTGGTGAGTACCACGGAGCACACGCATGCCTTTGCCGTGGTGCCGGCGCTCCGCGCGAAGAAGCACGTGTATTGTGAAAAGCCCCTCACGCGCGATGTGCATGAGGCCCGCGTGGTGATGGAAGAGGCGAAGAAGGCGGATGTGACCACGCAGATGGGCACCCAAATGCATGCCACCGCGAACTATCATCGAGTGGTAGAATTGATTCAAAGCGGCGCCATCGGCCAGGTGGGTGAAGTGCATGTGTGGGTGGGCCGTTCGTGGGGCATGCAGACGCGTGCTGAGGCGGAGAAGAATGATGACCTCTTCGTGAAGGCAGGCCTGCTGGACTACATCGACAAGATGCCGGAGAAGGGCATGGCTGTACCTCCGCAGATTGACTGGGACCTCTGGATCGGGCCCGCGCCCATGCGTGAGTATCATGACATCTACCTGCCCGGCCCGCGCTGGTATCGCTATTGGGACTTTGCCAACGGCACCATGAGCGACCTTGGCAGCCACTGGAATGATCTTCCCTTCTGGGCGCTGAAACTCGACCACCCAAAGACCATCGAGGCCAGCGGCCCGCCTCCGCACAAGGAGATTGCTCCTGCGAACATGACCGCCACCTGGACTTACGGGAAACGTGGCGACCTCGCCCCCGTAACCATGCACTGGTACCAGGGCACAGCGGTGCCCAAGCCCATCAAGGACGGCCTCCTGCCGAACTCCGTGAAAAACGGAGTCCTCTTCGTCGGTGAGAAAGGCATGCTCTTCGCCGACTACGGCAAGCACACGTTGATGCCGGAAGAGAAGTTCAAGGGCTTCACCCCACCCAAGCCCTTCATCCCCGACTCGCCTGGGCACCAGAAGGAGTGGGTCGAGGCGGCCATGGCCGGGAAGAAATCCTCGTGCGACTTCAGCTACAGCGGCCTCCTCACCGTCGCCAACCACCTCGGCGGTGTCGCCTACCGTACCGGGAAGAAAATCACGTGGGATCACGTCGCCGGAAAGACGGATGACGAGGGTGCCAACAAGCTGCTCACACGCGAGTATCGCGCGGGGTGGAAGCTGTAG
- a CDS encoding sialidase family protein, protein MLPISIRSCFPALIALFLGASAVRGQENPASLLPPGWNPKEAGDRVMQGLVNTTAPRVKGAHDAGMVLARDRAWIVAEANDVQPGEAAKWPYVYVTLSIVNLKTQEVENVIDFARGEQVFENETLPVGACFVPRIIQKDKKTLRCYFASESPGERQSQMWYTDFDMDRMCFTNRIHKVKLKTASGTHDMQPQYFYEDAVAQGFKHPAKDFGLYIFDNFKTIGGKTYVTLNNYPICQNALALVHPSLDTFEVLGHFHEPTDLKLSESAAHQLPGGTWLAICRQEGGTRNYTFATSMDGRKWTENEERSFVTNGASSKPTLDKFGDVYYLGWQEGTRIDGVSRSVFNVEVSKDGKQWERKYRFETTKSFQYPVFAEYNGSIYVAVTQGDSSNERKERIMFGKLE, encoded by the coding sequence ATGCTTCCGATTTCCATCCGCTCCTGTTTTCCCGCGCTGATCGCCCTGTTTCTGGGGGCCTCCGCGGTCCGTGGCCAAGAAAATCCGGCTTCGCTCCTCCCTCCCGGGTGGAACCCCAAGGAGGCGGGCGACCGGGTGATGCAGGGACTGGTCAATACCACGGCTCCCCGCGTGAAGGGGGCGCACGACGCCGGCATGGTCCTGGCCCGGGACCGGGCGTGGATTGTGGCCGAGGCGAATGACGTGCAGCCCGGCGAGGCAGCGAAGTGGCCCTATGTCTACGTGACCCTCTCGATCGTGAACCTGAAGACGCAAGAGGTAGAAAATGTCATCGACTTCGCCCGGGGAGAGCAGGTCTTCGAAAATGAGACGCTGCCCGTCGGCGCGTGCTTCGTGCCCCGCATCATCCAGAAGGACAAGAAGACCCTACGCTGCTACTTTGCCAGTGAATCCCCTGGCGAGCGCCAGTCCCAGATGTGGTACACGGACTTCGACATGGACCGCATGTGCTTCACTAATCGCATCCACAAGGTGAAGCTGAAGACTGCCAGCGGCACGCATGACATGCAGCCACAATATTTCTACGAGGACGCAGTCGCTCAGGGCTTCAAGCATCCTGCAAAGGACTTCGGGCTCTACATCTTCGACAACTTCAAGACCATCGGCGGCAAGACCTATGTCACGCTGAACAACTATCCCATCTGCCAGAACGCGCTTGCCTTGGTGCATCCCTCGCTCGATACCTTCGAAGTGCTCGGACATTTCCACGAGCCCACGGATCTGAAGCTCTCTGAATCAGCAGCGCATCAGTTGCCTGGTGGCACGTGGCTGGCCATTTGCCGGCAGGAAGGCGGAACTCGCAACTACACCTTTGCCACCAGCATGGATGGAAGGAAGTGGACAGAAAACGAAGAGCGGTCCTTCGTCACGAATGGCGCCAGTTCCAAGCCCACGCTCGACAAGTTTGGCGATGTCTACTACTTGGGCTGGCAGGAAGGCACCCGCATTGATGGGGTGAGCCGCTCTGTCTTCAATGTGGAGGTTTCCAAAGATGGGAAGCAGTGGGAACGGAAGTACCGTTTCGAAACGACCAAGTCCTTCCAGTATCCTGTCTTCGCCGAATACAATGGCTCCATCTATGTGGCGGTCACGCAAGGTGATTCTTCCAATGAGCGGAAAGAACGCATCATGTTTGGGAAGCTGGAGTAG
- a CDS encoding aldo/keto reductase: MNLTRTAFGSWSGGRFMHFGEALDDARYINLVHRSYEMGTRSFITADVYGGGRADTLLGEALKGIDRSTYNLSGIVGHDFYGGLRAGAKGYPRFTEPGLRSPEEYASYLAMATEKSLERCGAEKFDLLMLHNPDSVGYSSEAVWDGLRTLKQRGLVDRLGIAPGPANGFTLDIIGCFEKFAADIDWAMIILNPFEPWPGQHVLAAAKKHNIDLLARVVDFGGIFHDDVKPGHKFRDGDHRTFRPQGWVEHGCEKLEQVRPIAEKYGLTMLQFSAIWDLSQEPVKSVVPTLIQEAYEGAKSIESKVDELAALPEVTFTPEEVKEIAAIGDNTGCMKLKGASERHAGQDPRADEWPIQEGQLRVAERWGLGATWAW, encoded by the coding sequence ATGAACCTTACTCGTACTGCATTTGGAAGCTGGAGCGGCGGTCGCTTCATGCACTTTGGCGAAGCGCTGGATGACGCGCGTTACATCAACCTCGTCCACCGCTCGTACGAAATGGGCACCCGCAGCTTCATCACGGCGGATGTGTATGGCGGCGGTCGTGCGGACACCCTTCTGGGTGAGGCGCTCAAGGGCATCGACCGCAGCACCTACAACCTCTCCGGCATCGTGGGCCACGACTTCTACGGTGGTCTCCGCGCGGGTGCGAAGGGCTACCCCCGCTTCACCGAACCCGGGCTGCGCAGCCCCGAGGAGTATGCAAGCTATCTGGCCATGGCGACGGAGAAGTCCCTGGAGCGCTGCGGCGCAGAGAAATTCGACCTTCTCATGCTGCACAATCCGGATTCCGTCGGCTACAGCAGCGAGGCAGTGTGGGACGGCCTGCGCACCCTGAAGCAGCGTGGCTTGGTGGACCGCCTGGGCATCGCCCCGGGACCGGCCAATGGCTTCACGCTGGACATCATCGGCTGCTTTGAAAAGTTCGCGGCGGACATCGATTGGGCGATGATCATCCTCAATCCCTTCGAACCCTGGCCCGGGCAGCATGTGCTCGCGGCGGCGAAAAAGCACAACATCGACCTGCTCGCCCGCGTGGTGGACTTCGGCGGCATCTTCCATGATGACGTGAAGCCCGGGCACAAATTCCGCGATGGCGACCACCGCACCTTCCGCCCGCAGGGCTGGGTGGAGCACGGCTGCGAGAAGCTGGAGCAGGTCCGCCCCATCGCTGAGAAGTATGGCCTGACCATGCTGCAGTTCTCCGCCATCTGGGATCTCTCGCAGGAACCGGTGAAGAGCGTGGTGCCGACGCTGATTCAGGAAGCCTACGAGGGCGCGAAGAGCATCGAGAGCAAGGTGGACGAACTCGCCGCGCTGCCAGAAGTCACCTTCACGCCGGAAGAGGTGAAGGAGATCGCGGCCATCGGCGACAACACCGGCTGCATGAAGCTCAAGGGTGCCAGCGAGCGCCACGCCGGCCAGGATCCGCGCGCCGACGAGTGGCCCATCCAAGAAGGGCAACTTCGCGTGGCCGAGCGCTGGGGTCTCGGCGCGACGTGGGCGTGGTAA
- a CDS encoding aldo/keto reductase: MIPRIRLAPHSPEFSRIAYGTWRIIDDPTPTPQELNRRIQVCLELGMTTLDTAEIYGGYEVEEALGRALALTPGLRDKLEIVTKAGIYVPNKFHPERRTAHYNATGARMVKSLEKSLRFLGTDHVELLLVHRPDWLTRADDTAKGLNDLARSGKVRSTGVSNYNVHQFSLLNSQMEQPLVTNQLEYHLLHMDPIYDGTFSQCEQLGIAPMAWSPMAQGRIFDPKNEAAVRLKDAADKMAPRYNGASLEQLAYAWILAHPSRPLPILGTNKIERIQSAAASVEITLEREDWYALWEAAQGRQIP, from the coding sequence ATGATTCCCCGCATCCGCCTCGCTCCGCACAGTCCTGAGTTCTCCCGCATCGCGTACGGCACGTGGCGCATCATTGATGATCCGACGCCCACGCCACAGGAGCTGAACCGCCGGATTCAGGTCTGCCTGGAGCTCGGCATGACCACGCTGGACACCGCGGAGATCTACGGCGGCTATGAAGTGGAAGAGGCGCTGGGCCGTGCGCTCGCGCTCACCCCAGGCCTGAGGGACAAGCTGGAAATCGTGACCAAGGCGGGCATCTACGTGCCAAACAAATTCCACCCCGAACGCCGCACCGCGCACTACAACGCGACCGGCGCGCGCATGGTGAAGAGCCTGGAGAAGTCCCTGCGCTTCCTCGGCACGGATCACGTGGAGCTGCTGCTGGTGCATCGCCCCGACTGGCTCACGCGCGCAGACGACACGGCGAAGGGTCTCAATGATCTCGCGCGCTCCGGCAAGGTACGCAGCACGGGTGTATCCAACTATAATGTGCACCAGTTCAGCCTGCTGAACTCGCAGATGGAGCAGCCGCTGGTGACGAACCAGCTCGAATACCACCTGCTGCACATGGATCCGATCTACGACGGCACCTTCAGCCAGTGCGAGCAACTCGGCATCGCCCCCATGGCGTGGAGTCCGATGGCGCAGGGTCGTATCTTTGATCCGAAGAATGAGGCGGCTGTCCGGCTGAAGGACGCAGCAGACAAGATGGCCCCGCGCTACAACGGCGCCTCGCTGGAGCAGCTCGCCTACGCCTGGATTCTCGCGCATCCCAGTCGGCCCCTGCCCATCCTCGGCACGAACAAGATTGAGCGCATCCAGAGTGCGGCGGCTTCGGTGGAGATCACACTGGAGCGTGAGGATTGGTATGCGCTTTGGGAGGCGGCGCAGGGAAGGCAGATACCGTAA